In Ptychodera flava strain L36383 unplaced genomic scaffold, AS_Pfla_20210202 Scaffold_51__1_contigs__length_905262_pilon, whole genome shotgun sequence, the following proteins share a genomic window:
- the LOC139128386 gene encoding uncharacterized protein, whose translation MEAARQDTTTTTSNVTAAGATFVQAHTPTTAPGTGQAQARTSTAQQHASTGAGRGASQPPVAATSADNQNSDNAPSQMKDQIGQIMKKVENMEKMAGTATVEEALQKLMEIAQMPAFVSRQQILNALRTLVDRATRSAHSKLARFRAVLSQFEANDFGNDAGRLIVLLLGNKEEEEIASKVAKFIKNSTSNSNNSRFRPYPDRRATFGTRRSKKFLRCYECGKMGHFARECNTKANEN comes from the exons ATGGAAGCTGCTCGGCAAGATACTACTACCACGACCTCCAACGTGACGGCTGCGGGTGCTACTTTTGTGCAAGCCCACACACCAACCACTGCTCCAGGCACTGGCCAAGCACAAGCACGGACCTCGACAGCTCAACAGCATGCATCTACTGGGGCAGGAAGGGGTGCTTCACAACCACCGGTTGCAGCTACGTCTGCTGATAACCAGAATTCTGACAATGCTCCGTCGCAG ATGAAAGATCAAATTGGACAGATCATGAAGAAGGTAGAGAATATGGAAAAGATGGCGGGGACAGCCACAGTAGAAGAAGCCCTTCAAAAGTTAATGGAGATAGCGCAGATGCCAGCGTTTGTGTCCAGACAGCAAATATTGAATGCTCTTAGAACACTCGTAGATAGGGCAACAAGATCAGCTCACTCTAAGTTGGCCCGTTTTAGGGCTGTATTATCGCAATTTGAGGCCAACGATTTTGGCAATGATGCTGGTCGCCTAATTGTGTTATTATTAGGGAATAAAGAGGAAGAGGAAATCGCATCAAAGGTTGCTAAATTTATAAAGAATAGCACGAGCAACAGTAACAACTCTAGATTTCGACCATATCCGGATAGGCGGGCGACTTTCGGAACTCGACGTTCcaaaaagtttttgagatgttaCGAGTGTGGAAAGATGGGACACTTTGCGAGAGAATGTAATACCAAAGCTAACGAAAATTAG
- the LOC139128383 gene encoding uncharacterized protein gives MEAATTTTSTTRTTSTVSDARASFVQAHSQPVPSTSRTQGPQKTSRTSTLTMQPAGPAVAAAASANVTVTEDKEKQMQSKFNDLVTKVEEMEKAVGGANVDDALQKLMEIAHTPSFYTSRPQITNALRTLADRATRVAHPKLARFRAVLAQFEANDFGSDAGRLIVLLLGNKEEEEIAAKVAKFATSNASNSHMSQQETGVPKFSSRET, from the exons ATGGAAGCTGCAACTACAACCACTAGCACTACAAGAACTACAAGTACCGTGAGCGATGCACGTGCTTCTTTCGTACAGGCGCATAGTCAGCCCGTTCCCAGTACAAGCCGTACCCAGGGTCCGCAAAAGACAAGTCGTACAAGTACTCTTACCATGCAACCTGCAGGACCAGCAGTAGCTGCAGCTGCCTCAGCGAATGTTACAGTGACAGAggataaagaaaagcag atgcaaTCAAAATTTAATGACTTAGTGACGAAAGTGGAAGAAATGGAGAAAGCTGTTGGCGGGGCTAACGTGGATGATGCTCTTCAAAAGTTGATGGAGATAGCCCATACACCATCCTTTTATACGTCACGGCCACAAATAACGAATGCACTTCGTACACTAGCGGATAGAGCTACTAGAGTAGCCCACCCTAAATTAGCACGGTTTAGGGCCGTGTTAGCGCAGTTTGAAGCAAATGATTTTGGATCCGATGCTGGCCGTTTAATAGTGTTATTACTTGGGAATAAAGAGGAGGAAGAAATTGCTGCCAAGGTTGCCAAGTTCGCCACTAGTAATGCTAGTAATTCCCACATGTCGCAACAAGAAACGGGTGTACCAAAATTTAGTTCAAGAGAAACTTGA